The Halostella limicola genome includes the window ACGGCCGGTCAGGATCCCCAGAAGTTGTCGCGGCTGCCGAGGCGCTCGCGGTCGGGCCCGCGTCGCCCGCCGTCGTCCTCCTCGTCAGCATCGGCGTCGGCCGTCGCGGCGTCGTCGCCGGTCTCCTCCTCGGTCTCCTCCTCGTCCGCGTCCATCGGGAGACGCTCGACCTCCTCGGCGCGGGCGTGGTTGGAGTGGACGTTGGTGATCTTCACCTTCGCGCGGGACTCCGGGAGCACGCCGTCGACGAGGACGATGAAGCCGTCCTCGGTGCGGCCGACGCCCGCGCCGCTCTCGTGGATGTCCGTGACGTCCACGACGAGTTCCTCCTGGGGCTTCACCGGCTGGGTCTTCAGGTCGTCTATCGGCTGGCTGTAGTGGTTGCACCACTCCTTGCCGCCGCGGTCGCCGTAGTGCTGACACCCCATTCCCTCGATCCGCTCGGAGAAACTGGGGCAGTCGTCGGCGAGTGGACAGTCCGCCATGCCACACGCTATTCTGCCGGGCGATTAAACGCTTGCGCTTGTCGGAGCGCCCGTCGCAACGCTTTTTCCCGCCCGCGCCAACCCGCAGACGATGACCCGTCGCGTCCCCGAACTCGGGCTGCTGGTCGGCCTCGTCCTCGCCGGGAGCTTCGTCGCGGCCGTCGTCGCGCTCGAACCGGGCTTTCTCGCCGAGGCCGAGAGCCTGCTGATGACGGTCGCGATCGCGCTCGTCATCCTGTACCCCTTCGCCGCGTTCGCCGTCCTCCGGATGGACGACCCGACGTGGCTCCTGCCCCCAGATCCCCTGCTCGGGACCGCGCTCGTCGCCGCCGCGGCGGTCGGCCTCCTCGGCGCGCCCGCCGGCCCCGCGCTGGCGCTCGCCGTCGCCGTCTTCCTCGCCCTGCCGCCGGCAA containing:
- a CDS encoding TRAM domain-containing protein, with translation MADCPLADDCPSFSERIEGMGCQHYGDRGGKEWCNHYSQPIDDLKTQPVKPQEELVVDVTDIHESGAGVGRTEDGFIVLVDGVLPESRAKVKITNVHSNHARAEEVERLPMDADEEETEEETGDDAATADADADEEDDGGRRGPDRERLGSRDNFWGS